The sequence ATAACCAGATATATGAAGCTTTAAAACAATCTGTTAATACAAAAGACACTCCTGTTGCAATTTTTGCTTATACAAAAATGGGAAAGGGTGTTTCCTTTATGGAAGATGATGAGCAATTTCATGGAAAAGCTCTATCAATTGAACAGTATAAGAAAGCTATAACTGAGCTTAATATTGATGATGATCTAGATAAATATTACAAATTACGTCAACAAATAACCCCTATAAAAGGAAAGGTAGATATATCACTCAAAGAAAGAGATAAAAAAATAGAAAAGGAATTAAAAAGAACTTATAAAATTAACATCAATTTTGGAACACCGCAAACATATTATAAAGATGATGAGCTTGACAATAGAACTGCTTTTGGAAATGTTTTAAAAAACTTTGCAGAATTAAACTGCAAAAAATCTCTTATTTATGAAAATTCTTCTAACTTTAATAAATCCCCTATTTCACCAATTGCTGTTTTTGATTGTGACCTTGCAACTTCAGTTAAAACTGATAAATTTGCATCAATATGCCCAAATAACTTTTTCGAGGGAGGTATCCAGGAACATAACACTGCTACTATTGCAGGTGCATTATCAACACAGAATATTCTTACATTCTTTGCAGATTTTGGAGTTTTTGGAATAGATGAAACATACAATCAACATAGACTAAACGATATAAATCAAACGAACTTAAAATTAATTACTACTCATTGTGGTTTAAACATTGGTGAAGATGGGAAAACTCATCAGTGCATAGATTATCTTGGTGTTATGAGAAATTTATATAATTTCAGTATAATTATTCCAGCTGATCCAAATCAGACAGACAGAGTAATTAGATATATTTCAAAAACTCCAGGAAATTTTTTAGTAGCAATGGGTAGAAGCAAAGTTCCAGTTATATTAAAAGATGATAAAAGTCCTTTTTTTGCTGACGATTATAAATTTGAATATGGAAAAGCAGATTTAATAAGAGATGGAGATAGAGCAACTATAATTTCTATGGGATTTATGCTTCATCGTGCCATAAGGGCATGGGAGATATTAAAAAACAAGGGATATCTGGTTAGAGTATTAAATGTTTCCTGTCCAACTAATATTGATGAGAAAATTATTGATGAATGTATTAATATGGGACCAATAGTTACATATGAAGATCACAATATTCAAACTGGTCTTGGTAATATCATAGCGGATTACATTGCTCAATCTGGAAAAAGAATAAGATTTAAAAAAATGGGTATAGGTAGCTATGGATTATCCGGTGATCCAGAAGACCTTTTTGAAATTCAGGGATTA is a genomic window of Actinomycetota bacterium containing:
- a CDS encoding transketolase, which produces KKYDLNEITVIIDYNGLQISGKITDVMPQNIKGNYISDGWKVLEIDGHDHNQIYEALKQSVNTKDTPVAIFAYTKMGKGVSFMEDDEQFHGKALSIEQYKKAITELNIDDDLDKYYKLRQQITPIKGKVDISLKERDKKIEKELKRTYKININFGTPQTYYKDDELDNRTAFGNVLKNFAELNCKKSLIYENSSNFNKSPISPIAVFDCDLATSVKTDKFASICPNNFFEGGIQEHNTATIAGALSTQNILTFFADFGVFGIDETYNQHRLNDINQTNLKLITTHCGLNIGEDGKTHQCIDYLGVMRNLYNFSIIIPADPNQTDRVIRYISKTPGNFLVAMGRSKVPVILKDDKSPFFADDYKFEYGKADLIRDGDRATIISMGFMLHRAIRAWEILKNKGYLVRVLNVSCPTNIDEKIIDECINMGPIVTYEDHNIQTGLGNIIADYIAQSGKRIRFKKMGIGSYGLSGDPEDLFEIQGLSIENLVNSVIKEI